Proteins encoded within one genomic window of Formosa agariphila KMM 3901:
- a CDS encoding VOC family protein, with product MSTHKNYPKSFSHIGLTVPNIEEALNFYSEVMGWYVIMEPSKVKKEKDTAIGKMCIDVLGEDWTEFEIAHLATSDGIGIELFSFPNGIKQAPEFSPFNTGLFHFCIQDPEIESLVDKIVTYGGKQRMPIREYYPNDKPFKMCYVEDPFGIVFEIYTHSYELTYSSGAYQK from the coding sequence ATGTCAACACATAAAAATTACCCTAAATCGTTTTCTCATATTGGATTAACAGTTCCTAATATAGAAGAGGCATTGAATTTTTACTCAGAAGTAATGGGCTGGTACGTAATTATGGAACCTTCAAAAGTAAAGAAGGAAAAAGATACAGCTATAGGTAAAATGTGTATTGATGTTCTAGGTGAGGACTGGACGGAGTTTGAAATTGCACATTTAGCCACATCAGATGGTATAGGAATAGAATTATTTTCTTTTCCAAACGGAATTAAACAAGCTCCTGAATTTAGCCCTTTTAACACAGGTCTATTTCACTTCTGTATACAGGATCCGGAAATAGAAAGTCTTGTTGATAAAATAGTAACTTATGGCGGTAAACAGCGAATGCCTATAAGAGAATACTATCCTAATGATAAACCTTTCAAGATGTGTTATGTAGAGGATCCTTTTGGAATTGTATTTGAAATATACACGCATAGTTATGAATTAACCTATTCTAGTGGAGCTTATCAAAAATAA
- a CDS encoding AGE family epimerase/isomerase — translation MKILSSYINKIPNLFILLFLISTFSCKDLKKQKNKGLVDVSTKYNKSINNLVSFFKVNAYESELGTYYSEIDNSGQVVSNKVYNVALSRLIYGMSSSAKANGNNLNKAINAYNFQMNHLVSRDSVGHYFNSFYDVKLKTKDITNSLDVWQQVYGLCGLVELYKHYPNETLLLNINKLNVDFIERFHDKKNGGFYGAYDMSKGQVSGSKSLQSLMYPITAYLENLWGTDVVNKLKYESYLKENLSIIYNQAWNANLGWVNLKYNDDWSVFKFSNSKDIAIKVTPGHNFQLASLLLRTKSWDFLTLEQKQKYYNLGIEILDRTLSKPVFPEANLSQGIYSEVNVMSEEVIDFRKTWWQHCEALIALSLGGELYKERLLKLEDFYFKAFTDIDNGGEYFYIDKNNIPITNELKGSIGKSTYHTLEMIQYLIKSKNTIKE, via the coding sequence ATGAAAATATTAAGTAGTTACATAAATAAAATACCTAATCTTTTTATTTTATTATTTTTAATCTCGACATTCTCCTGTAAAGATTTAAAAAAACAAAAAAATAAAGGGCTGGTTGATGTTAGTACTAAATATAATAAATCAATAAACAATTTAGTCTCTTTTTTTAAAGTAAACGCCTATGAATCTGAATTAGGCACTTATTATTCCGAAATAGATAATTCAGGGCAAGTTGTTTCCAATAAAGTCTATAATGTTGCCCTTAGTAGGTTAATTTATGGAATGTCATCTTCTGCAAAGGCAAATGGAAATAATTTGAATAAAGCAATTAATGCTTATAATTTTCAGATGAATCATTTAGTAAGTAGAGATTCGGTCGGACATTATTTTAATTCATTTTATGATGTAAAGTTAAAGACAAAAGACATTACAAATAGCTTAGATGTTTGGCAGCAGGTTTATGGTTTGTGCGGCTTAGTAGAATTATATAAACATTATCCAAATGAAACATTACTACTTAATATAAATAAATTAAATGTTGATTTTATTGAACGTTTTCACGACAAGAAAAATGGGGGCTTTTACGGTGCTTATGATATGAGTAAAGGTCAAGTCTCTGGTAGTAAATCGCTTCAGTCTTTAATGTATCCAATTACAGCATATTTAGAAAACTTATGGGGCACAGACGTGGTGAACAAGTTAAAATATGAGTCTTATTTAAAGGAAAATTTATCCATTATTTATAATCAAGCCTGGAATGCTAATTTAGGCTGGGTGAATTTGAAATATAATGATGATTGGAGTGTTTTTAAATTTTCAAATTCAAAAGATATTGCAATAAAAGTTACTCCAGGACATAATTTCCAGCTTGCATCGTTGCTATTAAGAACTAAGTCATGGGATTTTTTAACATTAGAACAAAAACAGAAATATTATAACCTAGGTATAGAAATTCTAGATAGAACGTTGAGTAAACCTGTTTTTCCAGAGGCTAATCTTTCTCAAGGGATTTATAGTGAAGTAAATGTTATGTCTGAAGAAGTTATAGATTTTAGAAAAACTTGGTGGCAACATTGTGAAGCTCTCATCGCTTTATCTTTGGGTGGTGAACTCTATAAAGAGAGACTATTAAAATTGGAAGATTTTTATTTTAAGGCATTTACAGATATAGATAACGGTGGGGAATATTTTTATATTGATAAAAATAATATTCCAATAACCAATGAACTAAAAGGAAGTATAGGGAAATCGACCTATCATACATTAGAAATGATTCAATATTTAATTAAGAGTAAAAATACTATCAAAGAGTAA
- a CDS encoding L-dopachrome tautomerase-related protein, with the protein MKNIVLTLLCLITLNSCMNNFNSTQKQEVAVFKGQQVTGVTVSDKGRIFANFPRWRKGVENSVVEVVEEGKPKAFPNPKWNSWTLGDPTSENVFVAVQSVVAFENNLYVLDTRNPLFNGVIENPRVFMFDLLTNEHIKTFILQEGTFHKDSYINDLRIDKKRGKIYLTDSGHAGLVVVDLKLGTSFRVLNDHNSTLAETDFLNFSGSKWVNTVHSDGIALDTKNDLLYYHALTGYSLYAVSTDILAKGNQKEIEDDVKFIMKTSAPDGMIFDEMGNLYLGDLEYNKIMKVNPVEGAIETFYEGEDVRWADTFSIYKDTLYYTNSRINEANDNIDNLSFTINKLNIK; encoded by the coding sequence ATGAAAAATATAGTATTAACCTTATTGTGTTTAATAACATTAAATAGTTGTATGAATAATTTTAACAGCACTCAAAAGCAAGAGGTTGCAGTTTTTAAGGGGCAACAAGTTACAGGGGTAACAGTTAGTGATAAAGGTCGAATTTTTGCTAATTTTCCAAGATGGCGTAAGGGTGTGGAAAACTCAGTTGTCGAGGTGGTGGAAGAAGGTAAGCCCAAAGCCTTTCCTAACCCAAAATGGAACAGCTGGACATTAGGGGACCCTACATCCGAGAATGTCTTTGTAGCGGTTCAATCGGTAGTTGCTTTTGAAAATAACTTGTATGTTTTAGATACCCGAAATCCATTGTTTAATGGTGTAATCGAAAACCCAAGAGTTTTTATGTTTGACCTTTTAACAAATGAGCATATAAAGACTTTTATTTTACAAGAAGGCACATTTCATAAAGACTCTTATATAAATGATTTACGTATAGATAAAAAACGCGGTAAAATTTATTTAACAGATTCGGGGCATGCAGGTTTGGTTGTTGTTGATTTAAAATTAGGGACATCATTTAGGGTTTTAAATGATCATAATTCTACACTTGCCGAAACAGATTTTTTAAATTTTTCAGGTTCTAAGTGGGTAAATACTGTTCATTCTGATGGAATTGCCTTAGATACTAAAAATGATTTACTATACTACCATGCTTTAACTGGTTATAGTTTATATGCGGTTTCAACGGATATTTTAGCAAAAGGAAATCAAAAGGAGATTGAAGACGACGTGAAGTTTATTATGAAAACATCAGCACCCGACGGGATGATTTTTGATGAAATGGGGAATCTCTATTTAGGTGATTTAGAGTATAATAAAATCATGAAAGTAAACCCTGTTGAGGGAGCTATTGAAACGTTTTACGAAGGTGAGGATGTAAGATGGGCAGACACATTTAGTATTTATAAAGACACATTATATTATACTAATTCTAGAATAAATGAAGCAAACGATAATATTGACAATCTGTCGTTTACAATTAATAAATTAAACATTAAGTAA
- a CDS encoding type 1 glutamine amidotransferase domain-containing protein, translating to MKKILFIVAIIVVTACQTKVKKVNKDVQTIKESKKVLFVVTSHEELGETGNKTGYWLSEVSHVWHILSKEGFEIDFVSPDGGEAPIDPTSMDTNDSINIAFLENNKYQQKIKNTFKPIEVNPKDYSAIYFAGGHGTMWDFADNEKLENITATIYENGGLVSAVCHGPSGLVNVKLRNGKNLLEGISVSGFTNEEESEIELTDVVPFSLEDALINSGAKMNKAGLWQEQVTVDSRIITGQNPQSASAVGRMLLKKLEK from the coding sequence ATGAAAAAAATATTGTTTATCGTGGCTATAATAGTGGTCACAGCTTGTCAAACTAAAGTAAAAAAAGTAAATAAAGATGTTCAAACTATAAAGGAGTCTAAAAAGGTTTTGTTTGTTGTGACTTCGCACGAAGAGTTAGGAGAAACAGGTAATAAAACTGGATACTGGTTAAGTGAAGTTTCTCACGTTTGGCATATTCTGTCGAAGGAGGGATTTGAAATTGATTTTGTAAGTCCTGATGGTGGAGAGGCTCCTATAGATCCAACTAGTATGGACACTAATGATAGTATTAATATCGCTTTTTTGGAAAATAACAAATATCAGCAGAAAATAAAAAACACTTTTAAGCCAATTGAGGTAAATCCTAAAGATTATAGTGCTATTTATTTTGCTGGAGGTCATGGAACTATGTGGGATTTTGCAGACAATGAAAAGTTAGAGAATATAACAGCTACAATTTATGAAAATGGTGGTTTAGTTAGTGCCGTTTGTCATGGACCTTCAGGATTAGTAAATGTAAAATTACGTAATGGGAAGAATCTTTTAGAAGGGATATCGGTTAGTGGATTTACAAATGAAGAAGAATCTGAAATAGAATTAACTGATGTTGTTCCTTTTTCATTAGAGGATGCATTAATTAATAGTGGAGCTAAAATGAATAAGGCAGGGCTGTGGCAAGAACAAGTTACTGTGGATAGCAGAATAATAACGGGTCAAAATCCACAATCTGCTTCTGCTGTGGGAAGGATGTTATTAAAGAAATTAGAAAAATAA
- a CDS encoding ankyrin repeat domain-containing protein gives MTIKIIISTAIFLLSVFEIKANELCLAVKSNNLVEASRLLEHGIDVNGKNALGYTPLMLSAGLGNYQMCDLLLSAGADVHILDNRMGATALHKSAQSGVVPVAELLIRHGAFIDMRSPTNGNTPLIDASWYRNAAMVKYLLEAGANYTIEARGTLTAQVIAENAGDKHIVKIIEDYIKKVNLYKSNTTIYTEIENNNIAEIEKLISDGLDINAKADHTLNGALKGITPLLYASRLGKSDIVKLLLEQGANPRIVDWTMKSTVLHKSGYMGHPESIDRLVIAGAELNAQGPYNGYTALHDAVWHGHTKTVIALLDAGAIPNLEGLDGNTPLDLAVKYNYTDIISILSKPEYSEQN, from the coding sequence ATGACTATTAAAATTATTATTTCTACCGCTATATTTTTGTTATCAGTTTTCGAAATAAAAGCTAATGAATTATGCTTGGCTGTTAAAAGCAATAATTTAGTTGAGGCTAGTAGATTATTGGAACATGGTATAGATGTTAACGGGAAAAATGCGCTCGGATATACACCTTTAATGCTTTCTGCAGGTTTAGGAAATTATCAAATGTGTGACTTACTTCTTTCTGCTGGAGCAGATGTTCATATACTTGATAACAGGATGGGGGCTACGGCGCTTCATAAATCAGCCCAAAGCGGTGTAGTACCTGTGGCAGAATTGCTTATTCGTCACGGTGCATTTATAGATATGCGATCACCAACAAATGGAAATACACCACTAATAGATGCTAGTTGGTATAGAAATGCGGCTATGGTTAAGTACTTATTAGAGGCTGGAGCTAATTATACGATTGAAGCTCGAGGAACATTAACAGCACAGGTTATAGCTGAAAATGCAGGGGATAAACATATTGTAAAGATTATAGAAGATTATATTAAAAAAGTGAATTTATATAAATCAAATACTACTATTTATACTGAAATTGAAAACAATAATATTGCGGAAATTGAAAAGTTAATAAGCGATGGATTGGATATTAATGCAAAAGCTGACCATACCTTAAATGGAGCTTTAAAGGGGATAACACCTTTATTGTATGCCTCGAGATTAGGCAAGAGTGATATTGTGAAACTTTTATTGGAGCAAGGTGCAAACCCTAGAATTGTAGACTGGACAATGAAATCAACGGTGTTGCATAAGTCTGGATATATGGGTCATCCAGAAAGTATTGATCGTTTGGTAATTGCCGGAGCAGAACTAAATGCTCAAGGTCCTTATAATGGATATACTGCTTTACATGATGCTGTTTGGCATGGACATACAAAAACAGTAATTGCCTTATTAGATGCTGGAGCGATCCCAAATTTAGAAGGGTTAGACGGGAATACTCCGTTAGATTTAGCAGTAAAATATAACTATACAGATATTATAAGTATTCTATCAAAACCAGAATATTCTGAACAAAATTAA
- a CDS encoding RagB/SusD family nutrient uptake outer membrane protein — MKNIYKIYSVVVLTFMFGCNDDFLERYPTTEITEQNFFQSAGDLRLYTNGFYETLNPPHSLGYGADYESDDMETGNDELSVLEQGRVIPSTILGADGWDWESLRSINYFLEHYNNEEIPVESRQHYAGIARFFRAWFYFDKVKTFGDVPWVNKVLEDGDEALMGERDSRTLVMDSILSDLNYAINNINLDEGYNRINSNSALALKSRVALFEGSWQKYHNADQSRSNVLFNEAKSAAKELIESGAYAIHNTGNSDEDYLNVFASEEALDDESILVRTYIEGEGSGHSSNYIFNDYNQGRRQATKSFIDSFLMNDGSAFSNQSNSQNLPYSEEILNRDPRLSQIIRTPGYKRLNEDLELLPDLTYAATGYQIIKYVTGPEDDSYVANTNDYILIRYAEVLLNYAEAVAELGELGQQDLDISINKLRSRAGLPNLLLNAALDPFQSALYPNVTDPMLLEIRRERRVELCFEGFRLDDVRRWKVGQLIRNEYQGMYIEMVGKAFDMNNDGNNDAIVLNNQADYDDTTMNGLQRIILGEDSPNGGKAIELSSGNSGNIILHADVRPVFQDYEYLYPIPTPELLLNPNLVQNEGY, encoded by the coding sequence ATGAAAAATATATATAAAATATATAGTGTAGTTGTACTTACTTTTATGTTTGGATGTAACGACGATTTTTTAGAACGTTACCCTACAACCGAAATTACTGAACAAAACTTTTTTCAATCTGCTGGTGATTTAAGATTATATACCAATGGGTTTTACGAGACTTTAAATCCACCACATAGTTTAGGATATGGTGCAGATTATGAAAGTGACGATATGGAAACTGGTAATGATGAATTATCTGTGTTAGAACAAGGTCGTGTTATTCCTTCAACTATTTTAGGTGCCGATGGTTGGGATTGGGAATCCTTAAGAAGCATTAATTACTTTTTAGAACATTATAATAATGAAGAAATTCCTGTAGAGTCAAGACAACATTATGCTGGAATTGCTAGATTTTTTAGAGCATGGTTTTATTTCGATAAGGTGAAAACTTTTGGAGATGTGCCATGGGTTAATAAGGTTTTAGAAGATGGAGATGAGGCTTTAATGGGGGAAAGAGATTCTCGAACTCTAGTTATGGATTCTATTTTATCAGATTTAAATTATGCAATAAATAATATAAATCTAGACGAAGGGTATAATAGAATTAACAGTAATTCCGCCCTAGCGCTAAAGTCTCGTGTAGCATTGTTTGAAGGGTCTTGGCAAAAATACCATAATGCGGATCAGTCAAGGTCAAATGTATTGTTTAATGAGGCTAAAAGTGCAGCTAAAGAATTAATTGAGAGTGGTGCCTATGCTATACATAATACAGGGAACAGCGATGAAGATTATCTTAATGTATTCGCGTCCGAAGAAGCATTGGACGATGAGTCTATCTTAGTACGTACCTATATTGAAGGCGAAGGTTCTGGACACAGTTCTAATTATATTTTTAATGATTACAATCAAGGACGACGTCAAGCAACTAAATCATTCATAGATTCTTTTTTAATGAATGATGGTTCTGCATTTTCAAATCAAAGTAATTCTCAAAATTTACCTTATAGTGAAGAGATCTTAAATAGAGACCCGAGATTAAGTCAAATAATTAGAACACCGGGGTATAAAAGGTTAAATGAAGACTTGGAATTATTACCAGACTTAACATATGCAGCCACTGGATATCAAATTATAAAATATGTCACAGGTCCAGAAGACGACTCGTATGTGGCTAATACAAATGATTATATTCTGATTCGTTATGCTGAAGTTCTTTTAAATTATGCTGAAGCAGTAGCAGAATTAGGAGAATTAGGCCAACAGGATTTAGATATCTCTATTAATAAATTAAGATCAAGAGCAGGGCTTCCAAATTTGTTGTTGAATGCAGCTTTAGACCCTTTTCAAAGTGCGTTATATCCTAATGTAACAGATCCAATGTTGCTTGAAATAAGAAGAGAAAGACGTGTGGAATTATGTTTTGAAGGTTTTCGTTTAGATGATGTTAGACGTTGGAAGGTTGGCCAGTTAATTCGTAATGAATATCAAGGAATGTATATTGAAATGGTAGGTAAAGCCTTTGATATGAATAATGATGGTAATAATGATGCAATTGTATTAAATAATCAAGCAGATTATGATGATACCACTATGAATGGGTTGCAGCGTATTATTTTAGGTGAAGATTCTCCTAATGGAGGTAAAGCTATTGAATTGTCATCAGGAAATTCAGGGAATATTATTTTGCATGCAGATGTGAGACCAGTGTTTCAAGATTACGAATACCTATATCCAATACCAACGCCAGAGTTATTGTTGAATCCGAACTTAGTTCAAAACGAAGGTTACTAA
- a CDS encoding calcineurin-like phosphoesterase C-terminal domain-containing protein produces MKLQLNVNLKNTIRFLGLLSIGIVNAQDITGIVFEDVNANQIFDAGDKALKNVVVTNQLESVVTNSDGVFTLQLREEHFISVTKPKGYQFEIDNKNKPKSYFYYQPNPIKEVLKYPGTNVSNELPKTLYFPMHKVNEDSHRALLVGDPQMGNDQRLDYFKDGLLPFMAIEDADFRIVLGDIADDYLDILSKELEFSSKMGQVGYYVFGNHDINYQAKDNRYATSTFKDTYGPEYYSFDYGNFHYIVLNTIQYDGWNYKKKKRGSYFGGIDSEQLTWLKNDMKFVAHDKTIVVCTHAPILDRFTKKDDVETIFNILSKNNKVFAVSGHLHTVKAYDIEEHYHSDIDGLVAGATCGSWWLSPKDELDIPYATSTDGTPKGYFVMDVENNQYTYTYKPVNYPENFHMRIYTDQENVLVNWFIGKKGDKVIGKIKGTNLEIEFTNSVDKDPFMLSTISSKKNDDNWTPGVAETEHIWKAKLPSNLEKGSYGLEIEAVNYKGKKFKGFKIISIE; encoded by the coding sequence ATGAAGTTACAACTAAATGTAAATCTAAAAAACACAATCCGTTTTTTAGGTTTACTTAGTATTGGGATAGTCAATGCACAGGATATAACAGGAATCGTTTTTGAAGATGTTAATGCCAATCAAATTTTTGATGCTGGTGATAAGGCATTAAAAAATGTTGTAGTAACTAATCAATTAGAGTCTGTGGTAACAAATTCAGATGGAGTTTTTACATTGCAATTAAGGGAAGAGCATTTTATTTCTGTAACTAAACCTAAAGGCTATCAGTTTGAAATCGATAATAAAAACAAACCAAAATCTTATTTTTATTATCAGCCAAATCCCATTAAGGAAGTTTTAAAATATCCTGGAACAAATGTGTCAAATGAGCTTCCAAAAACTTTGTACTTCCCAATGCATAAAGTTAATGAAGACTCCCATAGAGCACTATTAGTAGGTGACCCTCAAATGGGAAATGACCAACGGTTAGATTATTTTAAAGATGGATTACTGCCATTTATGGCGATAGAAGATGCTGATTTTAGAATCGTTTTGGGAGATATAGCTGATGATTATTTAGATATTTTATCTAAAGAATTAGAGTTTTCAAGTAAAATGGGTCAGGTAGGTTATTATGTTTTTGGAAATCATGATATCAATTATCAGGCTAAAGATAATCGCTATGCAACCTCGACTTTTAAAGATACTTATGGTCCGGAATATTATTCGTTCGATTATGGTAATTTTCATTATATCGTTCTAAATACCATTCAATATGATGGATGGAATTATAAGAAAAAGAAAAGAGGAAGCTATTTTGGCGGTATTGATTCCGAGCAGTTAACTTGGTTAAAGAATGATATGAAGTTTGTTGCACATGACAAAACGATTGTTGTTTGTACACATGCTCCAATTTTGGACCGTTTTACTAAAAAAGATGATGTTGAAACTATTTTTAATATACTTAGTAAAAATAATAAGGTCTTTGCAGTTTCAGGTCATTTACACACTGTAAAGGCCTATGATATAGAAGAGCATTATCACAGCGATATTGATGGCCTTGTAGCCGGTGCAACTTGCGGTTCTTGGTGGTTATCACCTAAAGACGAATTAGATATTCCTTATGCAACATCTACGGACGGTACCCCTAAAGGATATTTTGTAATGGATGTAGAAAACAATCAATATACTTATACGTATAAACCTGTAAATTATCCTGAAAATTTTCATATGCGAATTTATACTGATCAGGAGAATGTTTTAGTAAACTGGTTTATAGGTAAAAAAGGAGATAAAGTTATAGGGAAAATAAAAGGTACAAATCTAGAAATTGAATTTACCAATAGCGTCGATAAAGATCCTTTTATGTTGTCTACCATTTCTAGTAAGAAAAATGATGATAATTGGACGCCAGGTGTTGCCGAAACCGAACATATTTGGAAAGCTAAATTACCCTCTAATTTGGAAAAAGGATCCTATGGTTTAGAGATTGAAGCTGTAAATTATAAAGGTAAAAAGTTTAAAGGATTTAAGATTATTTCAATAGAATAA